The proteins below are encoded in one region of Juglans microcarpa x Juglans regia isolate MS1-56 chromosome 4D, Jm3101_v1.0, whole genome shotgun sequence:
- the LOC121260298 gene encoding WAT1-related protein At2g37460-like, with protein sequence METTRLLYWLEESKAYVFLTLNELCLAIFMILVQSLTSVGVSALIIQVYGHAISTIVLALLAFFIDKITLCQILLAVSLQYLSSTYQSVGLNLVPSIVFTLALIFRQEKIKCWSINGQAKIWGLALSAAGALTLVLWDGPVVLTSMLFNIQVISDGIIGGIMIVVGVLSTSFWNIVVGHVTRLYPAELSLTAMMSLFGTIQAAIVAAFVSSSSSWKLKWEGGLVLITILLGGVVVTGLSYYVMTWSIKKRGPVFTTAFNPLLVVLSFLLQTFVLGNSAHLGSIVGGVLVILGLYLLLWAKANDMKKEEIVADDSLYSPLVQP encoded by the exons ATGGAGACGACAAGGCTGTTGTATTGGTTAGAGGAGAGCAAGGCATACGTATTCCTAACTTTGAATGAATTATGCCTTGCAATTTTCATGATTCTGGTGCAATCACTCACCTCCGTTGGCGTCAGTGCTCTCATCATCCAAGTCTACGGGCATGCCATCTCTACCATTGTCTTGGCTCTTCTCGCTTTCTTCATCGATAA GATTACTCTTTGTCAGATACTATTGGCAGTGTCCCTGCAATATTTATCGTCGACCTATCAAAGCGTTGGATTGAACTTGGTCCCCTCAATTGTATTTACACTGGCTCTCATCTTCCGTCAAGAAAAGATCAAATGTTGGAGCATCAACGGGCAGGCCAAGATATGGGGTCTAGCCCTCTCGGCTGCCGGAGCTCTGACTTTAGTGTTGTGGGATGGGCCGGTTGTACTAACCTCCATGTTGTTCAACATTCAAGTGATCAGTGACGGCATCATTGGCGGCATAATGATAGTGGTTGGAGTGCTTTCAACAAGCTTTTGGAACATTGTAGTG GGGCATGTCACTCGGTTATACCCAGCAGAACTATCCTTAACTGCGATGATGAGCTTATTCGGCACGATCCAAGCTGCCATTGTCGCTGCATTTGTCTCATCAAGTTCATCTTGGAAGCTAAAGTGGGAAGGAGGACTTGTCTTGATTACCATATTACTAGGA GGAGTTGTGGTGACAGGATTATCGTATTATGTAATGACATGGTCCATTAAGAAGAGAGGACCTGTATTCACAACAGCTTTTAACCCACTTCTGGTCGTTTTATCGTTCCTTCTGCAGACATTTGTCTTGGGAAATTCTGCACATTTGGGCAG CATTGTGGGAGGAGTATTGGTTATACTGGGGCTTTACCTACTTCTATGGGCAAAAGCCAATGacatgaagaaggaagaaattgTGGCCGATGATTCTTTGTACTCTCCCTTGGTTCAACCTTGA
- the LOC121261110 gene encoding glutaredoxin-C4, producing the protein MAARAVILSILVITIAASLSWVSSSSPESASAFVKKTISSHKIVVFSKSYCPYCRRAKNVFKQLSQVPHVVELDERDDGSDIQDAISEIVGRRTVPQVFINGKHIGGSDDTVEAYESGELAKLLGIAMTDEDEL; encoded by the exons ATGGCAGCGAGAGCGGTAATACTGTCAATTTTAGTCATAACCATAGCTGCATCTCTCTCATGGGTATCATCATCTTCGCCTGAATCTGCTTCTGCCTTTGTCAAGAAGACCATCTCTTCCCACAAGATCGTCGTCTTTTCCAAGTCCTATTGCCC GTACTGTAGAAGGgcaaaaaatgttttcaaacaGTTAAGCCAAGTACCACATGTTGTTGAACTTGATGAGAGAG ATGATGGCTCAGACATTCAGGATGCCATAAGTGAGATTGTTGGGAGGCGTACTGTACCCCAGGTGTTCATAAATGGAAAGCACATTGGAGGCTCAGATG ATACTGTTGAAGCATATGAAAGTGGAGAACTGGCTAAGCTTCTCGGCATTGCTATGACGGATGAAGATGAACTCTGA
- the LOC121261109 gene encoding homeobox-leucine zipper protein HAT22-like translates to MEDDGACNTRLQLRLGLGEHGPRNERHDDDHKAEKSPVCFGLTFALRPEEEGAIDVDHKAADRSSTLKNIDRDDEEDQYPEKENDSNYNHNKMIKLEGGRRKLRLTKEQSILLEDSFKLHSRLNPAQKQILAEQSNLKPRQVEVWFQNKRARTKLKQTEVDHEFLKKWCESLGDENRRLKKELEELRSLKLVGSGVPSPLYIQLQKAATLRICPSCEKNPKTK, encoded by the exons ATGGAAGATGATGGAGCATGCAATACAAGGCTCCAACTTCGACTTGGCTTGGGTGAACATGGTCCGAGGAACGAGAGACACGATGATGATCATAAGGCCGAAAAGTCTCCGGTTTGCTTCGGCTTAACGTTTGCTCTTCGCCCAGAAGAGGAAGGCGCCATCGACGTGGATCATAAGGCAGCTGACAGATCATCAACGCTCAAAAACATCGACAGGGACGATGAAGAAGATCAATACccggaaaaggaaaatgattccaATTACAACCACAACAAGATGATCAAGCTGGAAGGTGGGAGAAGGAAACTGAGGCTCACTAAAGAGCAATCCATCTTGCTTGAAGACAGCTTCAAACTTCATAGCAGGCTTAATCCG GCACAGAAACAGATACTTGCTGAACAATCGAATCTGAAGCCCAGACAGGTGGAAGTTTGGTTCCAAAATAAAAGAGCAAG AACCAAGTTAAAGCAGACAGAAGTAGACCATGAATTCTTGAAGAAATGGTGTGAAAGTCTAGGTGACGAGAATAGAAGATTGAAGAAAGAATTGGAGGAGCTACGATCGCTAAAATTAGTTGGATCAGGAGTACCATCTCCTTTATACATTCAACTCCAAAAGGCTGCAACTCTTAGGATCTGCCCCTCGTGTgagaaaaatcctaaaaccaaaTGA
- the LOC121261108 gene encoding uncharacterized protein LOC121261108, protein MGSSKTEVNLRRLLAAAPQQQNPAKLAHYVATLREQLEQLAEERTPEGLPRVSKAMVNDYSEKIEVIASKLAPLATQPGMQVSEEPFAKTTIHESPKTGAENHVLPTPGLRRRFVPGSNTEDRIHENAEAVSSAPIKLDAAAQAHIEKHRKLQEDLTDEMVGLAKQLKDSSLMMSQSVQNTEKVLDSTEKAVEHSLASTGRANTRAMKIYSETSKTTCFTWLVMFAMTCIFVMVVLLIRVT, encoded by the exons ATGGGGAGCAGTAAAACAGAAGTGAACTTGAGGAGGTTGCTCGCAGCTGCACCTCAGCAACAAAACCCGGCAAAACTTGCACAT TATGTTGCTACATTACGAGAACAGTTAGAACAACTGGCTGAAGAGAGAACTCCTGAAGGCTTACCAAG GGTTTCAAAGGCTATGGTGAACGATTATTCGGAGAAGATCGAAGTAATCGCTTCCAAATTAGCCCCATTG GCTACTCAGCCTGGTATGCAAGTATCTGAGGAGCCCTTTGCAAAGACAACCATCCATGAAAGCCCCAAAACAGGAGCAGAAAATCATGTTCTTCCTACTCCTGGACTAAGGAGAAGATTCGT GCCTGGATCAAATACTGAAGATAGAATTCATGAAAATGCCGAGGCTGTTTCATCAGCACCTATCAAACTCGATGCTGCAGCACAAGCACACATTGAAAAACACAG AAAGCTTCAAGAGGACTTGACTGATGAAATGGTTGGATTGGCTAAGCAACTTAAGGACAGTAGTCTCATGATGAGCCAGTCCGTGCAAAACACTGAAAAA GTACTTGATTCTACAGAGAAGGCTGTTGAGCATAGCTTGGCAAGCACTGGCCGTGCCAATACACGAGCAATGAAGATATACTCTGAGACTTCCAAGACCACATGCTTCACATGGCTTGTGATGTTTGCGATGACATGCATTTTTGTCATGGTTGTGCTTCTGATTCGCGTAACCTGA
- the LOC121261111 gene encoding transmembrane protein 230-like gives MAYVDHAFSITDDDIMMETSYTVNNRPPIKEIALAVSLLLFGAFGIIVGLIMAFNHVGGDRAHGLFFAILGSILFIPGFYYTRIAYYAYKGYKGFSFSNIPAV, from the exons ATGGCGTACGTGGACCACGCGTTCTCGATAACTGACGATGACATAATGATGGAGACCTCGTATACGGTGAATAACAGGCCTCCCATCAAGGAGATCGCCCTCGCCGTCTCCCTCCTCCTCTTCGGTGCGTTCGGCATCATCGTTGGCCTCATCATGGCCTTCAACCACGTCGGCGGCGATCGTGCTCATG GGCTCTTCTTTGCAATACTGGGGTCGATCTTGTTCATCCCGGGGTTTTACTATACACGAATTGCATACTATGCTTATAAGGGATACAAAGGCTTCTCTTTCTCCAACATACCTGCTGTATAA